One Halorientalis litorea DNA segment encodes these proteins:
- a CDS encoding DUF5813 family protein, producing the protein MTDEVPERAVRAFAGHDAFERDGDGFRVTTTRFEGHVTARETDDWALEYILTVRAPMLDSAVEGEVGSTVLDGWFDTYERRLEDAPKATRADVDLSSLDVHEAAGDAVAEFTFEFGNADRAPDVAKAFAEYVEGTYAEGIVPGYEYRGVVAELLGDAASTGDGSRGGTPL; encoded by the coding sequence ATGACCGACGAGGTTCCAGAGCGGGCAGTACGAGCGTTCGCGGGTCACGACGCCTTCGAGCGCGACGGCGACGGCTTCCGCGTGACGACAACGCGGTTCGAGGGGCACGTGACGGCACGCGAGACGGACGACTGGGCACTCGAATACATCCTGACCGTTCGGGCACCGATGCTCGACAGTGCCGTCGAGGGGGAGGTCGGTTCGACCGTCCTCGACGGGTGGTTCGACACCTACGAACGGCGACTCGAAGACGCACCGAAGGCGACCCGCGCCGACGTGGACCTGTCGAGTCTCGACGTCCACGAGGCAGCGGGCGATGCCGTCGCCGAGTTCACCTTCGAGTTCGGGAACGCCGACCGCGCGCCGGACGTGGCCAAGGCCTTCGCCGAGTACGTCGAGGGAACCTACGCCGAGGGCATCGTGCCGGGCTACGAGTACCGTGGCGTCGTCGCGGAGTTGCTCGGCGACGCCGCCTCGACCGGCGACGGGTCGCGCGGCGGAACGCCGCTGTAG
- a CDS encoding complex I NDUFA9 subunit family protein: MNVLVVGGSGFIGTNLSRELTDRGHDVTVMSRSPGDEDLPDDVATARGDVTAYESIEGAFEGQDAVVYLVALSPLFQPDGGNDRHFEVHTAGTRNVVDAMEAHGVDRLVHMSALGADPEGPTAYIRSKGEAEDIVTDSGVDWTIFRPSVVFGEGGEFVSFTKKLTPPGVAPLPGGGKQTRFQPIHVDDLVPMLADALEADEHVGQTYDIGGPEVLTLRDIAKLVRGDVTIVPVPMGLAGVGLKIGGSIPGFPMGGDQYRSLTFDNTAPDNDVGAFGVDTDGMTTLSSYLGVA, from the coding sequence ATGAACGTTCTCGTTGTCGGCGGTAGCGGATTCATCGGTACCAACTTGAGTCGCGAGCTGACCGACCGGGGACACGACGTGACGGTCATGTCTCGGAGTCCCGGGGACGAGGACTTGCCCGACGACGTGGCAACTGCCCGCGGTGACGTGACGGCCTACGAGTCCATCGAAGGGGCGTTCGAGGGGCAGGACGCCGTGGTGTACCTCGTCGCGCTCTCGCCGCTGTTCCAGCCGGACGGGGGCAACGACCGCCACTTCGAGGTACACACGGCGGGTACACGGAACGTCGTCGACGCGATGGAAGCACACGGTGTCGACCGACTGGTCCACATGAGCGCGCTCGGTGCCGACCCCGAGGGGCCGACCGCCTACATCCGCTCGAAGGGCGAGGCAGAGGATATCGTGACCGACAGCGGCGTCGACTGGACGATATTCAGGCCCTCCGTCGTGTTCGGCGAGGGCGGCGAGTTCGTCTCGTTCACGAAGAAGTTGACACCACCCGGGGTGGCACCGCTCCCGGGCGGCGGGAAGCAGACCCGGTTCCAGCCCATCCACGTCGATGACCTCGTCCCGATGCTCGCCGACGCGCTGGAAGCGGACGAACACGTCGGACAGACCTACGACATCGGGGGACCGGAAGTGCTGACGCTCAGGGACATCGCGAAACTCGTCCGCGGGGACGTCACCATCGTCCCAGTTCCGATGGGGCTCGCGGGCGTCGGCTTGAAAATCGGCGGGTCGATTCCGGGTTTCCCGATGGGCGGGGACCAGTATCGGTCGCTCACGTTCGACAACACGGCACCGGACAACGACGTGGGGGCGTTCGGCGTCGATACTGACGGGATGACCACGCTGTCGTCCTATCTCGGGGTGGCGTAA
- a CDS encoding peptidylprolyl isomerase: MSDLTATLHTSEGDIEVTLFDERAPKTVENFVGFAEGADDYEGTDIGRGTGAWEDPDSGEKRVDPLYDGVLFHRIIEGFMLQTGDPTGTGRGGPGYTFDDEFHSDLRHDGPGKLSMANRGPDTNGSQFFVTLDAQPHLDDKHAVFGEVTDGMDVVEAIGSVDTDANDKPHEDIVLESVEIHR; encoded by the coding sequence ATGAGTGACCTGACCGCGACACTCCACACGAGCGAGGGCGACATCGAAGTCACGCTGTTCGACGAGCGCGCGCCGAAAACCGTCGAGAACTTCGTCGGCTTCGCCGAGGGAGCGGACGACTACGAGGGGACCGACATCGGCCGCGGGACCGGTGCGTGGGAGGACCCGGACAGCGGCGAGAAGCGCGTCGACCCGCTGTACGACGGCGTCCTCTTCCACCGCATCATCGAGGGGTTCATGCTCCAGACGGGCGACCCGACGGGAACCGGCCGTGGCGGCCCGGGCTACACCTTCGACGACGAGTTCCACTCGGACCTGCGCCACGACGGGCCGGGCAAACTCTCGATGGCCAACCGCGGCCCGGACACGAACGGCTCGCAGTTCTTCGTCACGCTCGACGCACAGCCACATCTGGACGACAAGCACGCCGTCTTCGGGGAAGTCACCGACGGGATGGACGTGGTCGAAGCCATCGGGTCGGTCGACACCGACGCCAACGACAAGCCACACGAGGACATCGTGCTCGAATCGGTCGAGATTCACCGCTGA
- the tmk gene encoding dTMP kinase — protein MLVTLEGIDGSGKTTAWEGLRESLDATFTREPTDSWYGEAVDRSIADDDADPLAELFLYTADHADHLSRVVRPALSAGDLVVSDRYSDSRYAYQGATLADVLDDAMGYVREIHEPFTRPPDLTLYFDVPPEVGAERSGMTNKFEGVAYLERVRENYERLVAADPDRFVRIDATDSPAEVLAAAERAIADAR, from the coding sequence ATGCTCGTGACGCTCGAAGGTATCGACGGGAGCGGCAAGACCACCGCGTGGGAGGGCCTGCGGGAGTCTCTCGACGCGACCTTCACCCGGGAACCGACCGACTCGTGGTACGGGGAGGCCGTGGACCGCTCCATCGCGGACGACGACGCCGACCCGTTGGCGGAGTTGTTCCTCTACACCGCCGACCACGCCGACCACCTCTCGCGAGTCGTCCGGCCAGCACTGTCGGCTGGGGACCTCGTCGTCTCGGACCGTTACTCGGACTCGCGGTACGCCTACCAAGGTGCGACCCTCGCCGACGTACTCGACGACGCGATGGGGTACGTCCGTGAGATTCACGAACCGTTCACCCGCCCGCCCGACCTGACGCTGTACTTCGACGTGCCGCCGGAGGTGGGGGCAGAGCGAAGCGGGATGACGAACAAGTTCGAGGGGGTCGCCTACCTCGAACGGGTCCGGGAGAACTACGAGCGTCTCGTCGCGGCCGACCCGGACCGCTTCGTCCGCATCGACGCGACGGACTCGCCCGCCGAGGTACTCGCGGCCGCCGAGCGAGCGATAGCCGACGCCCGCTAG
- a CDS encoding outer membrane protein assembly factor BamB family protein: MTNRPLTALVLSVLLLGSALAAAGPVGTTVAANAAGNAAGNEPADVGTAAGGDDWPTLGHDEANTGYSPNVTGPQTTVVEKWKFDPDAGFGTSPVVTNGTVYAAGQNDRLYALDETTGAVEWARNGSFSGYGTAPAVTDGVVYAPNGSQVAALAAANGTELWTHSTGSLVTTATTVVDGTVYAGTNDGTIYALNATTGAEQWTHSVGIYLEGGIAVADGRVYFGADDGNVYALDAADGSEAWRHETTGYPFGPTVSDGTVYAGDGDENLYAIDAATGTEEWTFSVEYPDGIGKHAVADGTVYGVAEDGTLYAVNADTGTERWNETVGVANAAPAVAGDTVYVVTKEGDLGSSDDNYASAFDADTGARLWQYELGYTDTPRSSPAVVDGSLYVGVVRDGLYALSEPPIARFDRTAEEPAVGESVTFDASASESRFGSIASYEWDLDGDGTTDATGEQVTTRYERAGGYSVSLTVTDSNGIPNTTQTWVPVANPDRGPLRDAWPTRGHDAARTGTATATGIVGDVRERWSRPLGAAVVGTPVVANDTVYGSGSTDFVDGSPVLYALNASTGGLVWNYTAENITGGQFAAPTVGDGTVYLGDEFNQVYAVNATTGATEWTNELETRSRIPFQQAPVYTGDTVLVGTETPSRLLPPGEPLRTVYALDADTGEQRWNHSVSADTGLAAANGTVYVGESVSDLVFGSDSTPDSRLHALNVTTGEAEWNYPTTGTVSTVAVQNGTVYGTNRDGYAFALDAATGAEVWNRSVSTTTREVFAPRPTVSDGTLYLATDSQNLSAIDAATGAFEWNHSTGGRVAPFTAVVNGTVYVPVLPPLGSFEEGGRVLGLDADTGTPEWSTQVGRLSGGVAVVGDRFYLPAAGTERETPLLSAYEGTADTGPTPVAEASATSVTTGDTVTFDARNSTDDTRLVRTYWRFDNGTTTDATRVERTYESSGIYRVTLTATDTAGYRTTETVTVTVSEPDTGGSVGGGGGGGGAGGGTGGASTASDDDETEDIATEAAEIEDGDATFGDETPLVRVDFAESVSGTVEASVVTDPDAEMSREAADAANGGDAVSFVDISPSSDAAAETPATVELTVDREELDDPEDAVVVHRTETGWVSLPTTAQRIDDGTVSLVAEVDSFSVFAVVERDSQQTTTPATTERPTQVTTTTETDVDETTTRPATPTDTETASTPATTTAADGPGFGPLAAVLAVALLVAVTWRRSRH; this comes from the coding sequence ATGACGAACCGCCCGCTTACCGCGCTGGTGCTGTCGGTCCTCCTTCTCGGGTCGGCACTGGCGGCCGCCGGCCCGGTCGGCACCACCGTCGCCGCAAACGCGGCCGGGAACGCGGCCGGGAACGAACCGGCCGACGTGGGTACGGCCGCCGGTGGGGACGACTGGCCGACGCTGGGCCACGACGAGGCCAACACCGGCTACTCGCCGAACGTGACCGGGCCGCAGACGACCGTGGTCGAGAAGTGGAAGTTCGACCCGGACGCCGGGTTCGGCACGTCACCCGTCGTGACGAACGGGACGGTGTACGCTGCCGGACAGAACGACAGGCTCTACGCACTGGACGAGACGACGGGGGCCGTCGAGTGGGCCCGGAACGGGTCGTTCTCCGGATACGGGACCGCACCGGCGGTGACCGACGGCGTGGTCTACGCGCCCAACGGGTCGCAGGTTGCCGCGCTGGCCGCCGCGAACGGAACGGAACTGTGGACTCACTCCACGGGGAGTCTCGTGACGACCGCTACCACGGTCGTCGACGGGACGGTGTACGCCGGCACCAACGACGGGACCATCTACGCCCTGAACGCGACGACGGGGGCCGAGCAGTGGACGCACTCGGTCGGCATCTACCTCGAAGGCGGCATCGCAGTCGCCGACGGCCGCGTGTACTTCGGTGCCGACGACGGCAACGTCTACGCGCTGGACGCCGCCGACGGGTCCGAAGCGTGGCGTCACGAGACGACCGGGTACCCGTTCGGACCGACCGTCTCGGACGGTACCGTGTACGCCGGAGACGGTGACGAGAATCTGTACGCGATAGACGCGGCGACCGGTACCGAAGAGTGGACGTTCTCCGTCGAGTATCCCGACGGTATCGGGAAACACGCCGTCGCCGACGGGACAGTCTACGGCGTGGCCGAGGACGGGACGCTCTACGCCGTGAACGCGGACACGGGCACGGAGCGATGGAACGAGACGGTCGGCGTCGCCAACGCCGCGCCGGCCGTCGCCGGCGACACCGTCTATGTGGTCACCAAAGAGGGAGATCTCGGATCCAGTGACGACAACTACGCCTCCGCTTTCGACGCGGACACCGGCGCGCGACTGTGGCAGTACGAACTCGGGTACACGGACACACCGCGGTCCTCACCCGCAGTCGTGGACGGGTCCCTGTACGTCGGTGTCGTCCGTGACGGACTGTACGCCCTGAGTGAACCCCCGATTGCGCGCTTCGACCGGACCGCCGAGGAGCCGGCAGTCGGCGAGTCGGTCACGTTCGACGCGTCGGCGTCCGAGTCCCGGTTCGGGTCCATCGCCAGTTACGAGTGGGACCTCGACGGCGACGGCACGACCGACGCCACCGGCGAGCAGGTGACGACGAGGTACGAGCGGGCAGGCGGCTACAGCGTCTCCCTCACCGTGACCGACAGTAACGGAATCCCCAACACAACGCAGACGTGGGTTCCGGTCGCGAACCCGGACCGTGGGCCGCTCCGCGACGCATGGCCGACTCGCGGCCACGACGCCGCCCGGACGGGAACCGCCACGGCGACGGGCATCGTCGGCGACGTGCGCGAACGCTGGAGTCGGCCACTCGGGGCGGCCGTGGTCGGTACCCCAGTCGTGGCGAACGATACGGTCTACGGTAGTGGCTCCACCGATTTCGTCGACGGCTCCCCGGTCCTCTACGCGCTCAACGCGTCGACCGGCGGGTTGGTGTGGAACTACACAGCCGAGAATATCACTGGCGGTCAGTTCGCCGCCCCGACAGTCGGTGACGGGACCGTCTACCTCGGCGACGAATTCAACCAAGTGTACGCGGTGAACGCCACGACAGGGGCTACCGAGTGGACCAACGAACTCGAAACCCGAAGCCGGATACCGTTCCAACAAGCACCGGTCTACACCGGTGATACCGTCCTCGTCGGGACGGAGACTCCCAGTCGCCTCCTCCCACCGGGCGAGCCATTACGGACCGTGTACGCGCTCGACGCCGACACCGGCGAGCAGCGGTGGAACCACTCGGTCAGTGCCGACACCGGCTTGGCGGCGGCTAACGGCACGGTGTACGTCGGCGAGTCCGTCAGTGACCTGGTGTTCGGTAGTGACTCCACTCCAGACAGCAGACTGCACGCCCTGAACGTCACGACGGGCGAGGCCGAGTGGAACTACCCGACGACGGGGACCGTCTCGACGGTGGCCGTCCAGAACGGAACCGTGTACGGGACCAACCGCGACGGGTACGCTTTCGCACTCGACGCGGCGACTGGGGCGGAGGTCTGGAACCGCTCGGTGAGTACTACGACACGTGAGGTCTTTGCCCCGCGTCCGACAGTGAGCGACGGGACGCTCTATCTTGCTACCGACAGTCAGAACCTGTCGGCCATCGACGCCGCGACGGGCGCGTTCGAGTGGAACCATTCGACGGGCGGCCGCGTCGCCCCATTCACAGCCGTCGTGAACGGCACGGTGTACGTTCCCGTGCTTCCTCCCCTCGGGTCCTTCGAAGAAGGCGGGAGGGTTCTCGGCCTCGATGCAGACACTGGCACTCCCGAATGGTCGACACAGGTCGGCAGACTATCCGGCGGTGTCGCCGTCGTGGGGGACCGGTTCTACCTCCCGGCCGCCGGCACCGAACGGGAGACGCCGCTGCTCAGTGCCTACGAGGGGACGGCCGATACCGGCCCCACTCCCGTCGCCGAGGCGTCGGCCACGTCGGTGACGACCGGCGACACCGTGACCTTCGACGCACGGAACTCGACCGACGACACGCGTCTCGTGCGGACGTACTGGCGGTTCGACAACGGGACGACGACCGACGCCACCCGCGTCGAGCGGACCTACGAGTCGAGTGGAATCTATCGGGTCACCTTGACAGCAACCGACACCGCCGGATACCGAACCACTGAAACGGTCACCGTCACCGTGTCCGAACCCGATACTGGCGGCAGTGTCGGCGGCGGTGGCGGCGGTGGCGGTGCTGGTGGCGGCACCGGCGGTGCCAGCACCGCGAGCGACGACGACGAGACCGAGGACATCGCGACCGAGGCGGCCGAAATCGAGGACGGCGACGCGACCTTCGGCGACGAGACGCCCCTCGTCCGCGTCGACTTCGCGGAGTCGGTCTCCGGGACGGTCGAAGCCAGCGTGGTGACCGACCCGGACGCCGAGATGTCGCGCGAGGCGGCCGACGCGGCTAACGGCGGAGACGCCGTCTCGTTCGTCGACATCTCGCCGAGTTCGGACGCGGCCGCCGAAACGCCAGCGACGGTCGAACTCACGGTCGACCGCGAGGAACTCGACGACCCCGAGGACGCAGTCGTGGTCCACCGGACCGAGACTGGCTGGGTGTCGCTCCCGACGACAGCCCAACGCATCGACGACGGGACGGTTTCCCTCGTCGCCGAGGTGGACTCGTTCTCGGTGTTCGCCGTCGTCGAGCGTGACAGTCAGCAGACGACGACACCAGCGACCACCGAGCGACCGACGCAGGTGACGACGACCACCGAGACGGACGTGGACGAGACGACGACACGGCCCGCGACGCCGACCGACACGGAGACGGCGTCGACACCCGCGACGACGACGGCCGCCGACGGTCCCGGGTTCGGCCCGCTCGCGGCCGTCCTCGCAGTCGCGTTGCTCGTCGCGGTCACGTGGCGGCGGTCACGGCACTGA
- a CDS encoding Lrp/AsnC family transcriptional regulator: MVVAYVMVKANSGEADRIRSDIVALDGVVEASIVAGDVDFIAKLDVASPAEVKNVAASGIQDIDGVEDTQTYVAMD, encoded by the coding sequence ATGGTCGTCGCCTACGTCATGGTCAAGGCAAACTCCGGTGAGGCCGACCGCATCCGGTCCGACATCGTGGCCCTCGACGGCGTCGTCGAAGCCTCCATCGTCGCCGGCGACGTGGATTTCATCGCCAAACTCGACGTAGCCTCCCCCGCCGAGGTCAAGAACGTGGCCGCCTCGGGTATCCAAGACATCGACGGCGTCGAGGACACGCAGACGTACGTGGCCATGGACTAA
- a CDS encoding helix-turn-helix transcriptional regulator: MDTAVEELQFLTQSENRVLALTALSADGPLGRDELEARLDTSHRTVIRVVNTFSDRGYLTETPSGLRLTPFGTRLAECIDTFVSEAETALEYRPLLRHAPPRFEALPLDALDGAEQVVASESDPFAVLDRLLAARADATRIREIAPAVEQKSLDQLARRVEDGEDLDVEIVVPESASDAAASRPEYREQHRTTLTADGVDIYVHPGPIRFAAGVVGDTAAAAVGRNDRPHALALSDAPEMHAWATDLFEEYRAAATPKPDI; the protein is encoded by the coding sequence ATGGACACGGCAGTCGAAGAGTTGCAGTTTCTCACCCAGTCGGAAAACAGGGTGCTGGCACTGACGGCACTGTCGGCGGATGGACCCCTCGGACGGGACGAACTGGAGGCGCGACTTGACACCTCACATCGGACCGTCATCCGCGTCGTGAACACCTTCAGCGACCGGGGGTATCTCACCGAGACGCCCAGCGGACTCCGGCTGACGCCGTTCGGAACGCGCCTCGCCGAGTGTATCGACACCTTCGTCTCCGAGGCGGAGACGGCACTCGAATACCGGCCGCTCCTCCGCCACGCACCCCCGCGGTTCGAGGCGTTGCCCCTCGACGCCCTCGACGGTGCGGAGCAAGTCGTCGCGTCCGAGAGTGACCCCTTCGCGGTCCTCGACAGACTCCTCGCCGCCCGGGCCGACGCCACCCGAATCAGGGAAATCGCACCCGCCGTCGAACAGAAGAGTCTCGACCAACTGGCCAGACGCGTCGAAGATGGCGAGGACCTAGACGTGGAAATCGTCGTCCCCGAGAGCGCGAGCGACGCCGCGGCGTCACGACCCGAGTATCGGGAGCAACACCGGACGACCCTCACGGCCGACGGCGTCGACATCTACGTGCATCCGGGACCGATACGGTTCGCCGCTGGCGTCGTCGGCGACACGGCGGCGGCGGCAGTGGGGCGCAACGACCGACCGCACGCGCTCGCACTTTCGGACGCGCCCGAGATGCACGCGTGGGCGACGGACCTCTTCGAGGAGTACCGGGCGGCCGCGACGCCCAAGCCAGATATCTGA
- a CDS encoding ferredoxin, which translates to MADEDEPVDPSEIGERDAPPVAEKPYKIIFEANKCFGAGKCAEVSGNWDLDIHTGIADPQTYFFDEDELDHNVRAAEVCPAKKEKGVIHVVDRRTDEEIAPDPHGDGTLSVDW; encoded by the coding sequence ATGGCTGACGAGGACGAACCCGTTGACCCGAGCGAAATCGGTGAGCGGGACGCCCCGCCCGTCGCAGAGAAACCGTACAAGATTATCTTCGAGGCCAACAAGTGCTTCGGGGCGGGCAAGTGCGCAGAAGTATCGGGGAACTGGGACCTCGACATCCACACCGGCATCGCCGATCCACAGACCTACTTCTTCGACGAAGACGAGTTAGACCACAACGTCCGGGCCGCCGAGGTGTGTCCGGCGAAAAAAGAGAAGGGCGTCATTCACGTCGTCGACCGGCGGACGGACGAGGAAATCGCGCCGGACCCACACGGCGACGGTACGCTCTCCGTCGACTGGTGA
- a CDS encoding potassium channel family protein, whose protein sequence is MRFVIVGAGRVGLRTARVLKESGHEVVVVDSDQQAIDRAANEGFEAVQGDGSTEATLAAAGVERADALGALTGDLNDNFIACLVANHHGCRTVLRIDEDYREDIYRKYASEVDEVIYPERLGAIAAKNALLGGSIRAVADIARNLQLVELTVTDDAPMRGYTLSELELPAKSQLLAFGKHGESYGLPDADVSLESGDNLVVLADFGVLDDVRRIVVGDTQGRTAAAGGA, encoded by the coding sequence ATGAGATTCGTTATCGTGGGTGCTGGCCGTGTCGGGTTACGCACCGCACGTGTTCTCAAGGAGAGTGGACACGAGGTGGTCGTCGTGGACAGCGACCAGCAGGCAATCGACCGGGCCGCGAACGAGGGGTTCGAGGCCGTGCAGGGCGACGGGTCGACGGAGGCGACGCTCGCCGCGGCCGGCGTCGAACGCGCCGACGCGCTGGGCGCGCTCACCGGCGACCTGAACGACAACTTCATCGCCTGCCTCGTCGCCAACCACCACGGCTGTCGGACCGTCCTCCGCATCGACGAGGACTACCGTGAGGACATCTACCGCAAGTACGCCTCCGAGGTGGACGAGGTCATCTACCCCGAACGGCTGGGAGCCATCGCCGCGAAGAACGCCCTGTTGGGCGGGTCCATCCGCGCTGTCGCCGACATCGCGCGGAACCTCCAGTTGGTCGAACTCACCGTCACCGACGACGCGCCGATGCGCGGGTACACCCTCTCGGAGTTGGAACTCCCCGCCAAGTCCCAACTGCTCGCGTTCGGCAAACACGGCGAGAGCTACGGCCTCCCCGACGCCGACGTGTCGCTCGAATCGGGCGACAACCTGGTCGTCCTCGCGGACTTCGGCGTCTTGGACGACGTGCGCCGCATCGTTGTCGGCGATACGCAGGGCCGCACCGCCGCCGCAGGAGGTGCCTGA
- a CDS encoding Lrp/AsnC ligand binding domain-containing protein, with protein MVRAYIMVKTAAGKSESLLESTRALDGVTEAHIVAGAYDIIVEGAGEEVYDLLHSVATDIRDQEGVTDTRTYVCLE; from the coding sequence ATGGTCCGGGCCTACATCATGGTGAAGACGGCTGCCGGGAAGTCGGAGTCCCTGCTCGAATCGACGCGGGCTCTCGACGGCGTCACCGAGGCACACATCGTCGCCGGGGCGTACGACATCATCGTCGAGGGCGCGGGCGAAGAGGTGTACGACCTGTTACACTCGGTGGCGACGGACATCCGTGACCAAGAGGGTGTGACGGACACGCGGACGTACGTTTGTCTCGAATGA
- a CDS encoding RAD55 family ATPase produces MADHASGRLSTGVAGLDGALDGGVPAGSLVALSAAPRAQSEPLLYAMAAANPSRYLSTLRPESAVRDTVVATGYEPGELDVRGVDGESVLADPKTHLSGLDPGSVLVVDPTTELEQGERERYREFLDTCKHALRMTDSVGLLHCHENTPSVLRRDMTLARADLVWDVRTAVREGTLRTCLGVTKFRGGQPTGMFDLSFADGVTVTPRTE; encoded by the coding sequence ATGGCCGACCACGCGAGCGGACGGCTCTCGACCGGGGTCGCTGGACTCGACGGGGCACTCGACGGCGGCGTCCCCGCGGGGAGTCTGGTCGCCCTCTCGGCGGCCCCGCGAGCGCAGAGCGAACCGCTCCTGTACGCGATGGCCGCCGCGAACCCGTCGCGGTACCTCTCGACGCTCCGCCCCGAGTCGGCGGTGCGTGACACCGTAGTCGCGACGGGCTACGAACCGGGCGAACTCGACGTGCGAGGAGTCGACGGTGAGTCCGTGCTGGCCGACCCGAAGACCCATCTCTCGGGGCTGGACCCGGGGTCGGTGCTGGTCGTGGACCCGACGACGGAACTCGAACAGGGGGAGCGAGAGCGGTACCGCGAGTTCCTCGACACCTGCAAGCACGCGCTCCGAATGACCGACAGCGTGGGCCTCCTGCACTGTCACGAGAACACGCCGTCGGTCCTGCGCCGGGACATGACGCTCGCCCGCGCCGACCTCGTGTGGGACGTTCGGACGGCGGTCCGTGAGGGGACGCTGCGGACGTGTCTCGGGGTAACGAAGTTCCGCGGCGGCCAGCCAACGGGAATGTTCGACCTGTCGTTCGCGGACGGCGTGACCGTCACGCCGCGGACGGAGTGA
- a CDS encoding cupin domain-containing protein, with translation METASLDELENHPRTATVTKHATEPLDLADMALNYYELEPGDSFSGGLHTHMNQEEVFLVVEGTATFQTKDDTVTVGPNEVVRFAPGEYQEGTNESDDRVRAVAMGAPQEAGETRAAVPCGECGADYHVAEVGADGVSLTCPDCGADLSM, from the coding sequence ATGGAGACAGCCTCACTCGACGAACTGGAGAACCACCCGCGGACCGCGACAGTAACCAAACACGCCACCGAGCCGCTCGACCTCGCCGACATGGCGTTGAACTACTACGAACTCGAACCCGGCGACTCCTTCTCCGGCGGGCTCCACACCCACATGAATCAGGAGGAGGTGTTCCTCGTCGTCGAGGGGACGGCAACCTTCCAGACGAAAGACGACACCGTAACGGTCGGCCCGAACGAAGTCGTCCGGTTCGCTCCCGGCGAGTATCAGGAGGGCACGAACGAGAGCGACGACCGAGTCCGCGCCGTCGCGATGGGGGCACCACAGGAGGCTGGCGAGACGCGGGCTGCGGTCCCGTGTGGCGAGTGTGGCGCGGACTACCACGTTGCCGAGGTCGGTGCCGACGGGGTGTCCCTCACCTGCCCCGACTGCGGGGCCGACCTGTCGATGTAG